Proteins from a genomic interval of Candidatus Poribacteria bacterium:
- a CDS encoding DMT family transporter: MGRWAVDGIMAAICWGSYIILLKLGGDEASGEMRLVWMLPGAIIAAALSWLFGRGASPATISSRLIYISAGAIWGSGMLFAAKAIEHGADVSRLAPLYNTNVLISLILGVIILREPLSFKTVLGAILVVIGGVLVSGR; encoded by the coding sequence ATGGGGAGATGGGCTGTGGACGGGATCATGGCGGCGATCTGCTGGGGCAGCTATATAATCCTCTTAAAGCTCGGCGGGGATGAGGCATCGGGTGAGATGAGGCTCGTGTGGATGCTCCCGGGGGCGATCATCGCCGCCGCACTCTCATGGCTTTTCGGCCGAGGCGCCTCGCCGGCCACCATATCGTCCCGACTGATATACATATCCGCCGGAGCGATATGGGGATCGGGCATGTTGTTCGCCGCCAAGGCGATAGAACACGGCGCGGACGTCTCAAGACTCGCCCCCCTCTATAACACCAACGTCCTGATCAGCTTGATCCTGGGCGTCATCATCCTAAGGGAACCTCTAAGTTTCAAAACCGTCCTCGGGGCGATCCTCGTCGTGATCGGAGGGGTGCTTGTATCGGGGAGATGA